The following DNA comes from Candidatus Neomarinimicrobiota bacterium.
GATATTGCGGTGAAATATTCTAGTTTACCGCACAACCAAAGAGAGACTGGGGTGCGTGGCGGTGCTGTCAGACGAATGCGAACCCGTCTCAGTTTACCGCGAAACCCGTGAACCTATGCGGAACAAAGTTGACGCCACTCGGCGAGAGCAGCGGTACGGTTGAGCTTGAAATTTGCGCGTGAGTAGAGATGGCGCTCCTGATTGAAATGGTTGTGGACAAAAGAATGAACGGACGCGAACTTCTGCAAACAGTGCATTCGCCTGAACCGCAACATTGCCCTCTCTCGTCGTCGAAACGGCAGGTGTGAGTTTTCGGCCCGGTTGTTTAACCAGCGACCCGTTTGCTGTTTCTCGACATTGCCTATCGCCTTCATCGCCGCGCCGTAAGAACGCAACTTATCGGTCACGATCACATCCGGTTTGCCGTACCGTTTCATGATTTTTCGCAAGAAAATCAGTGCTGCTTTGCGGTCCCGGCGTTTGGTGACATAGGATTCCAGCACCTCA
Coding sequences within:
- a CDS encoding IS6 family transposase; the protein is MTKRSPFRYFKTSPEIIRLAVMLYIRFPLSLRNVEDLLHERGVDISHETVRYWWNRFGPMFASEIRRKRINRMRAYSNWKWHLDEVFVKINGETHYLWRAVDHEGEVLESYVTKRRDRKAALIFLRKIMKRYGKPDVIVTDKLRSYGAAMKAIGNVEKQQTGRWLNNRAENSHLPFRRRERAMLRFRRMHCLQKFASVHSFVHNHFNQERHLYSRANFKLNRTAALAEWRQLCSA